One Bradyrhizobium sp. ISRA464 genomic window carries:
- the tmk gene encoding dTMP kinase — MAEVALKRPSLRGRFITFEGGEGSGKSTQIRRLAERLDAAKLRAIVTREPGGSPGAEIIRHLVLSGMGKLLGPEAETLLFAAARDDHVRTVILPALNQGIWVLCDRFFDSTRVYQGQLGQVLPGLVNAMQRVTIGDLKPDLTIILDVPVEIGLQRAAARRGNAVADRFEAEDVQFHQNLREAYRQIAAEDPQRCVLIDATADPDTVAAKVWTALRDHLFAAATAAGPT; from the coding sequence ATGGCTGAAGTCGCGCTCAAACGGCCCAGCTTGCGCGGTCGCTTCATCACCTTTGAAGGGGGTGAGGGGTCCGGAAAGTCGACCCAGATCCGCAGGCTCGCCGAACGTCTCGATGCCGCCAAGCTGCGCGCCATCGTCACCCGCGAGCCCGGCGGCTCGCCGGGGGCGGAGATCATCCGCCACCTCGTGCTGTCAGGCATGGGCAAGCTGCTCGGGCCGGAGGCCGAGACGCTGCTGTTCGCAGCCGCCCGTGACGACCATGTCCGCACCGTGATCCTGCCGGCGCTGAACCAGGGCATCTGGGTGCTGTGCGACCGCTTCTTCGATTCGACGCGCGTCTATCAAGGCCAACTCGGACAGGTGCTGCCCGGACTCGTCAACGCCATGCAGCGAGTCACGATCGGCGATCTCAAGCCCGATCTGACCATCATCCTCGACGTCCCGGTCGAGATCGGCCTGCAACGCGCCGCCGCCCGCCGTGGCAACGCCGTGGCGGATCGTTTCGAAGCGGAGGACGTTCAGTTCCACCAAAATCTGCGCGAGGCCTACCGGCAGATCGCGGCCGAGGACCCGCAACGCTGCGTCTTGATCGATGCCACGGCCGACCCTGATACGGTCGCGGCCAAGGTATGGACCGCGCTGCGCGACCATCTGTTCGCAGCGGCAACGGCGGCCGGTCCCACATGA
- a CDS encoding DNA polymerase III subunit delta', producing the protein MSARKTEQEIAVRHPRETSDLFGHREAETALLEAYRSGRIPHAWLIGGAQGIGKATLAYRMARFVLAFRNPKASQVQQAPTLRLDPADPVARQVMAGAHGGLLVLERGLNDRGVMRTVITVDETRETISFFGSTAAVDGWRVCIVDTVDELNPNAANALLKVLEEPPQQSLFLLVSHAPSRVLPTILSRCRKLLLRPIDTSDVVRAAAAATDIAADDPALVEAAAASEGSVGRALSLLGGDALKLQQRTAALLATLPRVDPRELHALGDALGTSDRVALAAFIDGIDRWMSERMRTGDANANLPRLARLAEVWEKIVRAARDTEAYNLERKPLVFSVFSMLADATR; encoded by the coding sequence ATGAGCGCCCGCAAGACCGAGCAGGAGATCGCGGTCCGGCATCCGCGCGAGACGTCCGACTTGTTCGGGCATCGTGAGGCCGAGACTGCGTTGCTCGAGGCCTATCGCAGCGGACGGATTCCACACGCCTGGCTGATCGGCGGCGCCCAAGGCATCGGCAAGGCGACCCTGGCCTATCGCATGGCGCGGTTCGTCCTGGCGTTCCGCAATCCGAAGGCGTCCCAAGTGCAGCAGGCACCGACACTTCGCCTCGACCCCGCCGACCCGGTAGCGCGGCAGGTCATGGCCGGCGCGCATGGTGGACTTTTGGTGCTGGAGCGGGGCCTCAACGACCGTGGCGTGATGCGAACGGTGATCACGGTCGACGAGACGCGGGAGACGATTTCGTTCTTCGGTTCGACCGCCGCGGTCGATGGCTGGCGCGTCTGCATCGTCGACACCGTCGACGAGCTCAATCCCAATGCCGCGAACGCGCTGCTCAAGGTTCTCGAGGAGCCGCCACAGCAATCGCTGTTCCTCCTGGTCAGCCACGCGCCGTCACGGGTGCTGCCGACCATCCTGTCCCGCTGCCGGAAGTTGCTGCTGCGGCCGATCGATACGAGCGACGTCGTGCGCGCGGCCGCGGCAGCAACCGATATTGCCGCCGACGATCCTGCACTGGTCGAGGCCGCGGCGGCCTCGGAGGGGAGTGTGGGCAGAGCGCTGTCGCTGCTCGGCGGCGACGCGCTCAAGCTGCAGCAGCGCACCGCCGCATTGCTGGCGACGCTCCCCCGGGTCGATCCGCGGGAATTGCACGCGCTCGGCGATGCGCTAGGCACCAGCGACCGCGTCGCGCTCGCGGCCTTCATCGACGGGATCGATCGCTGGATGAGCGAGCGCATGCGCACCGGCGACGCCAATGCCAATCTGCCGCGCCTTGCACGGCTCGCAGAGGTATGGGAAAAGATCGTCCGCGCCGCGCGCGACACCGAGGCCTACAATCTGGAGCGCAAGCCGCTGGTTTTCTCGGTGTTTTCGATGCTTGCGGACGCAACCCGATAG